The following coding sequences lie in one Rutidosis leptorrhynchoides isolate AG116_Rl617_1_P2 chromosome 4, CSIRO_AGI_Rlap_v1, whole genome shotgun sequence genomic window:
- the LOC139841543 gene encoding uncharacterized mitochondrial protein AtMg00810-like: MSHVEAVKRIFRYLKGTMHLGLWYPKFTGIDIMCFADSDDGRSMIERKSTSGVCAFVGLCLTSWFSKKKTSVALSTTEAEYVAMGRACAQVLWMKQTFLDYVSTFDKHRVKFKMKLV, from the exons ATGTCGCACGTAGAGGCcgttaaaaggatctttagatACTTAAAAGGAACAATGCATCTTGGGTTATGGTATCCAAAGTTTACCGGGATTGATATTATGTGCTTTGCAGATTCCGATGATGGTAGATCAATGATTGAAAGAAAAAGCACAAGTGGAGTATGCGCGTTTGTGGGGCTTTGCTTAACGTCATGGTTCTCAAAGAAGAAAACATCCGTCGCATTgtctaccaccgaagccgaatatgtagCGATGGGAAGAGCGTGCGCACAAGTGCTATGGATGAAGCAAACCTTCCTCGATTACG TATCTACTTTTGACAAACATAGAGTAAAATTCAAgatgaaacttgtctaa